Proteins encoded together in one Thermomonospora curvata DSM 43183 window:
- a CDS encoding GroES family chaperonin, whose protein sequence is MSEPKFEVQMLHDRVMIKVEQESGERRSSGGIVIPATVRQSNRLCWGEVCGVGHHVRTVKVGDRVLFHPDDQYEVEIQGQQYLVMRERDLHAIASERPEHGTGLYL, encoded by the coding sequence GTGTCCGAGCCGAAGTTCGAAGTCCAGATGCTGCACGACCGGGTGATGATCAAGGTCGAGCAGGAGTCCGGAGAGCGCCGCAGCAGCGGGGGCATCGTCATTCCGGCCACGGTGCGGCAGTCCAATCGCCTGTGCTGGGGCGAGGTATGCGGTGTCGGGCATCACGTGCGGACCGTCAAGGTCGGTGACCGGGTGCTGTTCCACCCCGACGACCAGTACGAGGTGGAGATCCAGGGACAGCAGTACCTGGTGATGCGCGAACGGGACCTGCACGCGATCGCCAGCGAGCGGCCCGAGCACGGCACCGGCCTCTACTTGTAG
- a CDS encoding RibD family protein, translating into MSDRPYVLLSCAMSVDGYIDDARPERLRLSSPADFDRVDGVRATCDAILVGAETIRRDDPKLLIKSPVRQERRAARGLPRQLTKVTLTLRGDLDPTSRFFTTGDCPKLVYAGSRAVPALAERLEGVAEVIDGGDPVDVRLVLADLARRGVRRLMVEGGGGMHTLFLTEGLADELHLVVAPFFIGDPSAPRFVHPGLFPQDPAHPMRLAEVTRIGDLALLRYLLKRSRT; encoded by the coding sequence GTGAGTGACCGTCCCTATGTGCTGCTGAGTTGCGCGATGTCCGTCGACGGCTACATCGACGACGCCAGACCCGAACGGCTGCGTCTGTCGAGCCCGGCCGATTTCGACCGGGTGGACGGGGTTCGCGCCACTTGTGACGCCATCTTGGTGGGGGCGGAGACGATCCGGCGGGACGACCCCAAGCTGCTGATCAAGTCTCCCGTCCGGCAGGAGCGGCGGGCCGCCCGGGGCCTGCCGCGCCAGCTCACCAAGGTCACCTTGACCCTGCGCGGCGACCTGGACCCCACCAGCCGTTTCTTCACCACCGGGGACTGCCCCAAGCTGGTCTACGCGGGCTCGCGGGCGGTTCCCGCGCTGGCCGAGCGGCTGGAGGGGGTGGCGGAGGTCATCGACGGCGGTGACCCGGTCGACGTGCGGCTGGTGCTGGCCGATCTGGCCCGGCGGGGCGTGCGGCGGCTGATGGTGGAGGGCGGGGGCGGCATGCACACCCTCTTCCTGACCGAGGGCCTGGCCGACGAGCTGCACCTGGTGGTGGCGCCGTTCTTCATCGGCGACCCGTCCGCGCCGCGCTTTGTGCACCCGGGCCTGTTCCCCCAGGACCCCGCCCACCCGATGCGGCTGGCCGAGGTCACCCGGATCGGCGATCTGGCCCTGCTGCGCTATCTGCTGAAGCGTTCGCGCACATGA
- a CDS encoding SDR family NAD(P)-dependent oxidoreductase — protein sequence MPTALITGATAGIGAGFARRLASDGFDLVLVARDTARLERTAAELHDRYGVATETLRADLSTDEGLAAAEERAGKGIDLLINNAGFGQRGVYLDVPVSDEIRMLRVHCEAVLRLTSAALPGMLERGRGGVINVASVAAFFSRGTYGASKAWVVSFSQAVMRDLGGRGVHVMALCPGFVHTEFHERAGMNMDGIPGFMWIDQDLVIDTALRDLRRGVQVSIPSARYKAIVALGKVVPRALADRISSRAGRRFD from the coding sequence ATGCCGACCGCTCTGATCACCGGTGCCACCGCGGGCATCGGCGCGGGATTCGCCCGTCGGCTCGCCTCCGACGGCTTCGACCTGGTGCTGGTCGCCCGCGACACCGCCCGGCTGGAGCGCACCGCCGCCGAACTGCACGACCGCTACGGCGTTGCGACCGAGACGCTGCGCGCCGACCTGTCCACCGACGAGGGCCTGGCCGCCGCCGAGGAACGCGCCGGCAAGGGCATCGACCTGCTGATCAACAACGCCGGGTTCGGGCAGCGCGGGGTCTACCTCGACGTTCCGGTCTCCGATGAGATACGGATGCTGCGGGTGCACTGCGAGGCGGTGCTGCGCCTGACCTCCGCGGCGCTGCCGGGCATGCTGGAGCGCGGCCGGGGCGGCGTCATCAACGTCGCCTCGGTGGCGGCGTTCTTCTCCCGCGGCACCTACGGCGCTTCCAAGGCGTGGGTGGTGTCCTTCAGCCAGGCCGTCATGCGCGACCTCGGCGGCCGGGGCGTGCACGTCATGGCGCTGTGCCCGGGGTTCGTGCACACCGAGTTCCACGAGCGGGCGGGCATGAACATGGACGGCATCCCCGGCTTCATGTGGATCGACCAGGACCTGGTGATCGACACCGCGCTGCGGGACCTGCGCCGCGGCGTGCAGGTGAGCATCCCGAGCGCCCGCTACAAGGCCATCGTCGCCTTGGGCAAGGTGGTGCCCCGCGCCCTGGCCGACCGGATCTCCTCGCGCGCCGGCCGCCGTTTCGATTGA
- a CDS encoding aldehyde dehydrogenase encodes MHEHDRLFIGGQWTAPAGTGVIEVISPHTEEVIGRVPEGTQADIDRAVAAARRAFDEGPWPKMTPAERAEIVGRLAAIYAERQQQMAELVTAQMGSPILFSVFGQAAIPQQVLQYYVDLAATYPWEEERQGMLGPVTVTREPVGVVAAIVPWNVPQFTLMLKLAPALIAGCTVVAKPSPETPLDSYLLAEWITEAGIPEGVVSFVPAGREVGAYLVAHPDVDKVSFTGSTAAGRQIGEVCGRQLKRVTLELGGKSAAILLEDADLAATMEGLKLASLMNNGEACAAQTRILAPRSRYDEVADALAEMVGSLKVGDPADYSTEIGPLVSRRQQERVEGYIRLGQEEGAKVITGGLNRPYDRGWYVAPTVFADVDNSMRIAQEEIFGPVLALIPYEDEADAIRIANDSSYGLGGSVWTADVAHGIEVARQIRTGSCGVNMYTLDPNTPFGGFKNSGLGRELGPEGLVAYLEHKSIPHPA; translated from the coding sequence ATGCACGAGCACGACCGGCTGTTCATCGGCGGCCAGTGGACGGCTCCGGCCGGCACCGGCGTCATCGAGGTGATCTCCCCGCACACCGAGGAGGTCATCGGCCGGGTGCCCGAGGGCACGCAGGCCGACATCGACCGCGCGGTCGCCGCCGCCCGCCGGGCCTTCGACGAAGGCCCCTGGCCCAAGATGACCCCGGCCGAGCGGGCCGAGATCGTGGGACGGCTGGCGGCGATCTACGCCGAACGCCAGCAGCAGATGGCCGAGCTGGTCACCGCCCAGATGGGCTCGCCGATCCTGTTCTCGGTCTTCGGGCAGGCCGCGATCCCCCAGCAGGTGCTGCAGTACTACGTGGACCTGGCCGCCACCTACCCCTGGGAGGAAGAGCGGCAGGGCATGCTCGGGCCGGTGACCGTCACCCGGGAGCCGGTCGGAGTGGTGGCGGCGATCGTGCCGTGGAACGTCCCGCAGTTCACCCTGATGCTCAAGCTGGCCCCGGCGCTGATCGCCGGGTGCACGGTGGTGGCCAAGCCGTCCCCGGAGACCCCGCTGGACTCCTACCTGCTGGCCGAGTGGATCACCGAGGCGGGCATCCCCGAGGGCGTGGTCAGCTTCGTGCCCGCCGGGCGCGAGGTCGGCGCCTACCTGGTGGCGCACCCGGATGTGGACAAGGTCTCCTTCACCGGCTCCACGGCGGCCGGGCGGCAGATCGGGGAGGTCTGCGGCCGCCAGCTCAAGCGCGTCACCCTGGAGCTGGGCGGCAAGTCCGCGGCGATCCTGCTGGAGGACGCCGACCTGGCCGCCACCATGGAGGGCCTGAAGCTGGCCTCGCTGATGAACAACGGGGAGGCCTGCGCCGCGCAGACCCGCATCCTGGCCCCGCGCAGCCGCTATGACGAGGTGGCCGACGCGCTGGCGGAGATGGTCGGCTCACTGAAGGTCGGCGACCCGGCCGACTACTCCACCGAGATCGGCCCGCTGGTCAGCCGCCGCCAGCAGGAGCGGGTGGAGGGCTACATCCGGCTGGGCCAGGAGGAGGGCGCCAAGGTGATCACCGGCGGGCTCAACCGCCCCTACGACCGGGGCTGGTACGTGGCGCCCACCGTGTTCGCCGACGTGGACAACTCGATGCGCATCGCCCAGGAGGAGATCTTCGGCCCCGTGCTGGCCCTCATCCCCTATGAGGACGAGGCCGACGCCATCCGCATCGCCAACGACAGCTCCTACGGGCTGGGCGGCTCGGTGTGGACGGCCGATGTGGCGCACGGCATCGAGGTCGCCCGGCAGATCCGCACCGGAAGCTGCGGCGTCAACATGTACACCCTCGACCCCAACACCCCCTTCGGCGGCTTCAAGAACAGCGGCCTGGGCCGCGAGCTGGGGCCGGAGGGACTGGTCGCCTACCTGGAGCACAAGTCCATCCCCCACCCGGCCTGA
- a CDS encoding ABC transporter substrate-binding protein: MRPTPVRPPRTRTSWPRLGSAAAALVLALAACGGGPQDKGAAAPVPGVTDEPCPKAVNPDNGCIYLGIISDLSSGPFSSLGKPITMAQQAFWRRVNQQGGIGGYDIDATTYVRDNKYDVATHKRAYQEIRTKVLALAQTLGSPTTAAVLPQMRADKMVAAPASWTSLWEFEDVLIKSGTNYCFEAMNAVDHAVEAWGIDSVMAVHYPGDYGGDAAGGARIAAERNRLKFTDVPTPTGADKQRPAIDKIVKESPDLVLLSTSPRDTAVLIGQAAARGYRGRFIGSSPSWTKELLGIKTRPAAEAIRTRFLQAAPWKPFATDTPGHAAMRAALGKVDPNDAYTTGWIWSYPLKTVLQKAIDQNRLTRAGLYQTLRNLGAVDYEGMLSTERGAYPGVAATSFRATTLNVPDDNAHTGVRTARDFFTGPTARRHVMTEPCFKAS; the protein is encoded by the coding sequence GTGCGTCCGACCCCCGTGCGTCCCCCCCGCACGCGCACGTCCTGGCCGCGCCTGGGTTCGGCCGCGGCGGCGCTCGTCCTCGCCCTGGCGGCGTGCGGCGGCGGCCCGCAGGACAAGGGCGCGGCGGCCCCGGTGCCGGGGGTGACCGACGAGCCCTGCCCGAAGGCGGTCAACCCCGACAACGGCTGCATCTACCTGGGCATCATCTCCGACCTCAGCAGCGGGCCGTTCAGCTCCCTGGGCAAGCCGATCACCATGGCCCAGCAGGCGTTCTGGCGGCGGGTCAACCAGCAGGGCGGCATCGGCGGCTACGACATCGACGCCACCACCTACGTCCGCGACAACAAGTACGACGTGGCCACCCACAAGCGGGCCTACCAAGAGATCCGCACCAAGGTCCTGGCACTGGCGCAGACCCTGGGATCGCCGACCACCGCCGCGGTGCTGCCGCAGATGCGCGCCGACAAGATGGTGGCGGCGCCGGCCTCCTGGACCTCGCTGTGGGAGTTCGAGGACGTCCTCATCAAGTCCGGCACCAATTACTGCTTCGAGGCCATGAACGCCGTGGACCACGCGGTGGAGGCCTGGGGCATCGACAGCGTCATGGCCGTCCACTACCCCGGCGACTACGGCGGGGACGCCGCCGGCGGCGCCCGCATCGCCGCCGAACGCAACCGCCTGAAGTTCACCGACGTCCCCACCCCCACCGGAGCCGACAAACAACGCCCCGCCATCGACAAGATCGTCAAAGAATCCCCCGACCTGGTGCTGCTGAGCACCAGCCCCCGGGACACCGCCGTCCTGATCGGCCAGGCCGCGGCACGCGGCTACCGGGGCCGCTTCATCGGCAGCAGCCCCAGCTGGACCAAGGAACTTCTCGGCATCAAGACCCGGCCCGCCGCCGAGGCCATCCGCACCCGTTTCCTGCAGGCCGCGCCCTGGAAGCCGTTCGCCACCGACACCCCCGGCCATGCCGCCATGCGCGCCGCCCTAGGCAAGGTGGACCCCAACGACGCCTACACCACCGGGTGGATCTGGTCCTATCCGCTCAAGACCGTCCTGCAAAAGGCCATCGACCAAAACAGGCTCACCCGCGCCGGGCTCTACCAGACCCTGCGCAACCTCGGCGCCGTGGACTACGAAGGGATGCTGAGCACCGAGCGGGGCGCCTACCCCGGCGTGGCCGCCACGTCGTTCCGCGCCACGACGCTGAACGTTCCCGACGACAACGCCCACACCGGCGTCAGGACGGCCCGGGACTTCTTCACCGGTCCCACCGCCCGCCGCCATGTGATGACCGAGCCCTGCTTCAAAGCCTCCTGA
- a CDS encoding ABC transporter substrate-binding protein, which produces MRPSPKHPAPVRSSLLRLGSAAAALVLALAACGGGPQDKGAAAPVPGVTDEPCPKAVNPDNGCIYLGIISDLSSGPFRLIGSSTTAAQQAFWRRVNQQGGIGGYDIDATTYVRDNKYDVATHKRAYQEIRTKVLALAQTLGSPMTTEILPLLKKDKMVASTVSWTSLWEFEDILIKSGTNYCFEAMNAVDYAVEAWGIDSVMAVHYPGDYGGDAAGGARIAAERNRLKFTDVPTPTGADKQRPAIDKIVKESPDLVLLSTGPQEATVLIGQATARGYRGRFIGSAPSWSKLMLKVKDRTTAEAIRTRFLQAAPWKPFATDTPGHAAMRAALGKVDPNDAYMAGWIWSYPLKTVLQTAIDQNKLTRAGLYQTLRNLGAVDYEGMLPTERTTGPGRAPASMRSTVLNTPADDGYTGVKTVKDFFTGPTARDHTLTEPCFKAS; this is translated from the coding sequence GTGCGTCCATCCCCCAAGCATCCCGCCCCTGTACGTTCGTCCCTGCTGCGCCTGGGTTCGGCCGCGGCGGCGCTCGTCCTCGCCCTGGCGGCGTGCGGCGGCGGCCCGCAGGACAAGGGCGCGGCGGCCCCGGTGCCGGGGGTGACCGACGAGCCCTGCCCGAAAGCGGTCAACCCCGACAACGGCTGCATCTACCTGGGCATCATCTCCGACCTCAGCAGCGGGCCGTTCCGTCTCATCGGTTCTTCGACCACGGCCGCTCAGCAGGCGTTCTGGCGGCGGGTCAACCAGCAGGGCGGCATCGGCGGCTACGACATCGACGCCACCACCTACGTCCGCGACAACAAGTACGACGTGGCCACCCACAAGCGGGCCTACCAAGAGATCCGCACCAAGGTCCTGGCACTGGCGCAGACCCTGGGATCGCCGATGACCACGGAGATCCTGCCGCTGCTGAAGAAGGACAAGATGGTGGCGTCCACCGTTTCGTGGACGTCGCTGTGGGAGTTCGAAGACATTCTCATCAAGTCCGGCACCAATTACTGCTTCGAGGCCATGAACGCCGTCGACTACGCGGTGGAGGCCTGGGGCATCGACAGCGTCATGGCCGTCCACTACCCCGGCGACTACGGCGGGGACGCCGCCGGCGGCGCCCGCATCGCCGCCGAACGCAACCGCCTGAAGTTCACCGACGTCCCCACCCCCACCGGAGCCGACAAACAACGCCCCGCCATCGACAAGATCGTCAAAGAATCCCCCGACCTGGTGCTGCTGAGCACCGGCCCGCAAGAGGCCACCGTGCTGATCGGCCAGGCGACGGCGCGCGGCTACCGGGGCCGTTTCATCGGCAGCGCTCCGAGCTGGAGCAAGCTGATGCTCAAGGTGAAGGACCGCACCACCGCCGAGGCCATCCGCACGCGTTTCCTGCAGGCCGCGCCTTGGAAGCCGTTCGCCACCGACACCCCCGGCCATGCCGCCATGCGCGCCGCTCTCGGCAAGGTGGACCCCAACGACGCTTACATGGCCGGGTGGATCTGGTCTTATCCGCTCAAGACCGTCCTGCAGACGGCCATCGACCAGAACAAACTCACCCGCGCCGGGCTCTACCAGACCCTGCGCAACCTCGGCGCCGTGGACTACGAAGGGATGCTGCCCACCGAGCGGACCACGGGACCCGGCCGGGCTCCGGCGTCGATGCGCTCGACGGTCCTGAACACCCCCGCCGACGACGGCTACACCGGTGTCAAGACCGTCAAGGACTTCTTCACCGGCCCCACCGCCCGCGACCACACCCTGACCGAGCCCTGCTTCAAGGCCTCCTGA
- a CDS encoding LuxR C-terminal-related transcriptional regulator, whose product MTSQTTRPGAGGRLPALPAEPNPFIGRRRDLAELCRLLPQARAVTLCGPGGIGKTRLAIQVARELAGDHPDGVCFVELADVRAGTSGADAVARRVAAVLGLADELGRAPLEALTRALRHRRALVLLDNCEHLVEECAAVCRALLTGCDRLRILATSREPLRVPGENVWRVPPLPVPDAGADALAETERSEAARLFVARAKAARPGFTVTADNAPALAELCRALDGVPLALELAAARVRVLSLEQLADRLTDRFGLLTAGDRTAPPRQRTLRGAIDWSYELLTEPERILLRRLSVFHGWSLEQAEQVCADDLLPRRTILDLLSALVDKSLVTLEREVAGRNRFRMLNSVREYALQRLAEAGEEERLRRRHRDAVLEALEREAEIVLADRPASWRERVALYRAYEVEQHNLRAALAWSRERGDVAEGLRLCLAARVYWGPRGHYTEAAGWSDWFLERGAQAGSRVLGPALVGRAQLAFDQRDFARAEGCARAGLEHCRAAGDERMVAAGLVVLASLALFEGDRDRALELSDEAVRLLPAGHGGWEAALALFRKGLTQLWRDRLREAEAALREGIALMRGLDQRWGAAVGQALLGTVARARGDLAAARAHFTEALPALRDIDARPLLVRCLIGLGRCALEQGDLAGARRAFGEGLRLGASIGLRIAVARGLEAFADLLEQEGDVEGAVLLAGAAAALREAIGARPGRGTHACRRREELLERSLRRLGEHRLSWLWGQGRAMAVEDAVAYALHGPSDRGREDACGAAPQGAHGAAEETAAEKKREERHAGSRLHDSGELPAAGPGSGALARPPGLLTPREREIARLIARGLSNRGIADELVISPATVARHVANILAKLGFGSRAQIAVWAVGNLPEGDTRAPAGNGTTGR is encoded by the coding sequence ATGACATCGCAGACCACCCGTCCCGGCGCCGGCGGGCGACTTCCGGCCCTGCCCGCCGAGCCGAACCCCTTCATCGGCCGCCGCCGTGACCTGGCCGAGCTGTGCCGGTTGCTGCCGCAGGCCAGGGCGGTGACGCTGTGCGGCCCGGGGGGCATCGGCAAGACCCGCCTGGCGATCCAGGTGGCGCGGGAGCTGGCCGGCGACCACCCCGACGGGGTCTGCTTCGTGGAACTGGCCGACGTGCGGGCGGGAACGTCCGGGGCGGACGCGGTGGCCCGCCGGGTGGCGGCGGTGCTGGGGCTGGCCGACGAGCTCGGCCGCGCCCCGCTGGAGGCGCTGACCCGGGCGCTGCGGCACCGCCGGGCGCTGGTGCTGCTGGACAACTGCGAGCACCTGGTGGAAGAGTGCGCCGCCGTGTGCCGGGCGCTGCTGACCGGGTGCGACCGGCTGCGCATCCTGGCCACCAGCCGGGAGCCGCTGCGGGTGCCGGGGGAGAACGTCTGGCGGGTGCCGCCGCTGCCGGTGCCGGACGCCGGCGCCGACGCGCTCGCCGAGACGGAGCGTTCGGAGGCGGCCCGGCTGTTCGTGGCGCGGGCCAAGGCGGCCCGGCCCGGCTTCACCGTCACCGCCGACAACGCGCCCGCGCTGGCCGAGCTGTGCCGGGCGCTGGACGGGGTGCCGCTGGCGCTGGAGCTGGCCGCCGCCCGGGTGCGGGTGCTGTCGCTGGAACAGCTCGCCGACCGGCTGACCGACCGGTTCGGGCTGCTGACCGCGGGAGACCGCACCGCCCCGCCCCGCCAGCGCACGCTGCGCGGCGCCATCGACTGGAGCTATGAGCTGCTGACCGAGCCGGAGCGGATCCTGCTGCGCCGGCTGTCGGTGTTCCACGGCTGGTCCCTGGAGCAGGCCGAGCAGGTGTGCGCCGACGACCTGCTGCCCCGGCGAACGATCTTGGATCTGCTCAGCGCGCTGGTGGACAAGTCGCTGGTGACGCTCGAACGGGAGGTGGCCGGCCGCAACCGCTTCCGGATGCTCAACAGCGTCCGCGAGTACGCCCTGCAACGCCTGGCCGAGGCGGGGGAGGAGGAGCGGCTGCGCCGCCGCCACCGGGACGCGGTGCTGGAGGCGCTGGAACGCGAGGCCGAGATCGTCCTGGCCGACCGGCCCGCCTCCTGGCGGGAGCGGGTCGCGCTGTACCGCGCCTATGAGGTCGAGCAGCACAATCTGCGGGCCGCCTTGGCGTGGTCACGGGAGCGGGGCGATGTGGCGGAAGGGCTGCGGCTGTGCCTGGCGGCCCGGGTCTACTGGGGGCCGCGGGGCCACTACACCGAGGCCGCCGGCTGGAGCGACTGGTTCCTGGAACGGGGCGCGCAGGCCGGTTCGCGCGTGCTGGGGCCCGCCTTGGTGGGCCGCGCCCAGCTGGCCTTCGACCAGCGGGACTTCGCCCGGGCCGAAGGCTGCGCCCGGGCCGGGCTGGAGCACTGCCGGGCCGCGGGCGATGAGCGCATGGTGGCGGCCGGGCTGGTGGTGCTGGCGAGTCTGGCCCTGTTCGAAGGCGACCGGGATCGGGCGCTGGAGCTGTCCGATGAGGCGGTGCGGCTGCTGCCCGCCGGCCACGGCGGCTGGGAGGCGGCGCTGGCGCTGTTCCGCAAAGGGCTGACGCAGCTGTGGCGGGACAGGCTGCGCGAGGCCGAGGCCGCGCTGCGGGAGGGCATCGCGCTGATGCGCGGCCTGGACCAGCGATGGGGGGCCGCGGTGGGCCAGGCGCTGCTGGGCACGGTGGCCCGGGCCCGCGGCGACCTGGCCGCGGCCCGCGCGCACTTCACCGAGGCGCTGCCGGCGCTGCGCGACATCGACGCCCGGCCGCTGCTGGTGCGGTGCCTGATCGGCCTGGGGCGGTGCGCCCTGGAACAGGGCGACCTGGCCGGCGCCCGCCGCGCGTTCGGGGAGGGACTGCGGCTGGGGGCGTCGATCGGGCTGCGCATCGCCGTCGCCCGCGGCCTGGAGGCGTTCGCCGACCTGCTGGAGCAGGAGGGCGACGTGGAGGGGGCGGTGCTGCTGGCCGGTGCCGCCGCGGCGCTGCGGGAGGCGATCGGGGCCCGGCCGGGGCGCGGCACGCATGCCTGCCGCCGGCGGGAGGAGCTGCTGGAACGGTCTTTGCGGAGGCTGGGCGAGCACCGGCTCTCCTGGCTGTGGGGGCAGGGCCGGGCGATGGCGGTGGAGGACGCGGTGGCCTACGCGCTGCACGGGCCGTCCGACCGGGGGCGGGAGGACGCCTGCGGCGCGGCCCCGCAGGGCGCCCACGGCGCGGCGGAGGAGACGGCGGCGGAGAAAAAGCGCGAGGAAAGGCACGCCGGCTCCCGGCTCCACGACAGCGGGGAGCTGCCGGCCGCGGGACCGGGGAGCGGTGCGCTCGCCCGCCCGCCGGGGCTGCTGACCCCCCGGGAACGGGAGATCGCCCGGCTGATCGCACGCGGGCTGAGCAACCGGGGCATCGCCGACGAACTGGTGATCAGCCCCGCCACCGTCGCCCGGCACGTCGCCAACATCCTCGCCAAGCTGGGCTTCGGCTCCCGTGCGCAGATCGCGGTGTGGGCCGTCGGCAACCTTCCCGAAGGCGACACCCGGGCCCCTGCCGGCAACGGCACCACCGGACGGTAA
- a CDS encoding deaminase codes for MSRRQDRHWLEVACDLARRCPPSQTAFSVGAVIVGADGTELARGFSRETDPKAHAEEEALAKLRAAGAAADLGGATIYSSLEPCGRRLSRPRPCARLIAEAGIGRVVYAWREPVLFVEGGGEQVLRAAGIEVVRIADLAARAREPNAHLLG; via the coding sequence GTGAGCCGGAGGCAGGATCGGCACTGGCTGGAGGTGGCCTGTGACCTGGCGCGGCGCTGCCCGCCGTCGCAGACGGCCTTCTCCGTCGGGGCCGTGATCGTCGGCGCGGACGGGACGGAGCTGGCCCGGGGGTTCTCCCGCGAGACCGACCCGAAGGCCCACGCCGAGGAAGAGGCCCTCGCCAAACTCCGGGCCGCGGGCGCCGCGGCGGACCTGGGCGGGGCGACGATCTACAGCTCCCTGGAGCCGTGCGGGCGGCGCCTGTCGCGGCCCCGGCCGTGCGCGCGGCTGATCGCGGAGGCGGGGATCGGGCGGGTGGTGTACGCCTGGCGGGAGCCGGTCCTGTTCGTCGAGGGCGGGGGCGAGCAGGTGCTGCGCGCCGCGGGGATCGAGGTGGTGCGCATTGCGGACCTGGCGGCGCGGGCCCGGGAGCCGAACGCGCATCTGCTGGGCTGA
- a CDS encoding AMP-binding protein, translating into MISSPSDPPTAVAATTVTETVLGERCWGPRAALVDAGSGRVLSYDELTAAVTAAAWGLVRQGPGTVIGLQAPDGPDFVVAAYAVWAAGAVLVPVRAAAGAEETVRRLRASGAHALITCPQAAPRAWAVARGAALQRMWCLGEADGGTGLEPFARLAEEPAADRIPPVRDAGAALLADAPGGSGPGTWLTHRQVIEGLVRFATAGALSGSDVVLSGIPFTDVLGLNGVLGPALWLGATVVTCRGGLHDLLRAVQDHRVTVAVLPPAAASALAAEPAVGHYDLGSLRSVLVAGPLPGRLARACSRRLGCPVRQVYGHPAASGFTHLNLRGAEEGTLDSAGCGLPGVSWRIADPATGRARPPYQPGELWLRGPMVAAPGGGWLPTGDAAFTDEHDRAYILGRMEETPGEPVADPGRLLAAHPAVRDAAVVPVPDPHLGLAPHAFVVLGKPEQAGGLLPYVNGHVPSYQRIQAVHPVDAIPRSPSGRVMRRALLQSVHLSP; encoded by the coding sequence ATGATCTCCAGCCCGTCGGACCCCCCAACAGCGGTCGCCGCGACCACGGTGACCGAGACCGTGCTCGGCGAACGCTGCTGGGGGCCGCGCGCCGCGCTGGTGGACGCCGGCAGCGGCCGCGTCCTGTCCTACGACGAGCTGACCGCCGCCGTCACCGCCGCCGCCTGGGGGCTGGTCCGCCAGGGGCCGGGCACGGTGATCGGCCTGCAAGCCCCCGACGGCCCCGATTTCGTGGTGGCCGCCTACGCGGTCTGGGCGGCGGGCGCGGTCCTGGTCCCCGTCCGCGCCGCCGCCGGGGCCGAGGAGACCGTCCGGCGGCTGCGGGCATCCGGTGCGCACGCCCTGATCACCTGCCCGCAGGCCGCTCCCCGGGCCTGGGCGGTGGCCCGGGGAGCGGCCCTGCAACGGATGTGGTGCCTGGGCGAAGCGGACGGCGGAACCGGCCTGGAGCCGTTCGCCCGCCTGGCGGAGGAACCCGCCGCCGACCGGATCCCGCCCGTGCGGGACGCCGGCGCCGCACTGCTGGCCGATGCGCCGGGCGGGAGCGGCCCCGGCACCTGGCTGACCCACCGCCAGGTGATCGAGGGCCTGGTCCGGTTCGCCACCGCCGGGGCGCTGAGCGGTTCGGACGTGGTGCTGTCGGGCATCCCCTTCACCGATGTGCTCGGCCTGAACGGGGTGCTCGGCCCGGCGCTGTGGCTGGGCGCGACCGTGGTCACCTGCCGCGGCGGCCTGCACGACCTGCTGCGCGCCGTGCAGGACCACCGGGTGACCGTGGCGGTGCTGCCGCCGGCGGCGGCCTCGGCGCTGGCGGCCGAGCCGGCGGTCGGGCACTACGACCTGGGCTCGCTGCGCTCGGTCCTGGTCGCCGGCCCGCTGCCGGGCCGCCTCGCGCGGGCCTGCTCCCGGCGGCTGGGCTGCCCGGTCCGGCAGGTCTACGGGCACCCCGCGGCCTCCGGCTTCACCCACCTCAACCTGCGCGGCGCCGAAGAGGGCACCTTGGACTCGGCCGGCTGCGGCCTGCCCGGGGTGTCATGGCGGATCGCCGACCCGGCCACCGGCCGGGCCCGCCCGCCTTATCAGCCCGGGGAGCTGTGGCTGCGCGGCCCCATGGTCGCCGCGCCCGGCGGCGGCTGGCTGCCCACCGGGGACGCGGCGTTCACCGACGAGCACGACCGGGCCTACATCCTCGGCCGCATGGAGGAGACGCCCGGCGAGCCCGTCGCCGACCCCGGCCGGCTGCTGGCCGCGCATCCGGCGGTGCGGGACGCGGCGGTGGTCCCGGTCCCCGACCCGCACCTGGGCCTTGCCCCGCACGCCTTCGTGGTGCTGGGCAAGCCGGAGCAGGCCGGCGGGCTGCTGCCTTACGTGAACGGCCATGTGCCGTCCTACCAGCGCATCCAGGCCGTCCACCCGGTGGATGCGATCCCGCGTTCGCCGAGTGGCCGGGTCATGCGCCGCGCGCTCCTGCAAAGCGTGCACCTGTCGCCGTGA